The proteins below are encoded in one region of Micromonospora pisi:
- a CDS encoding ROK family transcriptional regulator: MRAAPSQEEVRRQNLGALLRYVHVHGATSRAELTTSLGLNRSTIGALTAELTAAGLVSERAPRETGRAGRPSLVVRPESARVYAYACSIEVDTLRAARVGLGGVVLDRRELVRTPGLPAEESVPVLAGFVKEMHQTVPEGSVYVGAGVAVCGMMRGDHGAVHVHPPQGWVDGSLGPALATDLDSNRPVLVNRAADVSALAEHTRGAAAGLENVIYLHHDVGVDAGIIVGGRRLTGHGGYGGEVGHMVVNRGGHPCGCGSHGCWETEIGEHALLQAAGRDGATGPGAARAVVEAAAYGDATAQTAVRQVGDWLGFGVANLVNIFNPDVVIFGGPLRDIYLAAATRVRSRINAVALPAIRDHVRLRTPQLGEEAALIGAAELAFGQLLADPLDAAA, from the coding sequence ATGCGCGCCGCGCCGAGCCAGGAGGAAGTACGCCGTCAGAACCTCGGCGCGCTGCTCCGCTACGTGCACGTCCACGGCGCGACCTCGCGGGCGGAACTCACCACCTCGCTCGGGCTCAACCGCAGCACGATCGGCGCGCTGACCGCCGAGCTGACCGCCGCCGGGCTGGTCAGCGAACGCGCCCCTCGGGAGACCGGTCGGGCCGGGCGACCATCCCTGGTCGTCCGGCCCGAGTCCGCCCGGGTCTACGCGTACGCGTGCAGCATCGAGGTGGACACGTTGCGCGCTGCCCGCGTCGGCCTCGGCGGGGTCGTGCTCGACCGGCGGGAGCTGGTCCGTACCCCCGGTCTGCCGGCCGAGGAGTCGGTGCCGGTGCTGGCGGGTTTCGTCAAGGAGATGCACCAGACGGTGCCGGAGGGCTCGGTCTACGTCGGTGCGGGCGTGGCGGTCTGCGGCATGATGCGGGGCGACCACGGCGCGGTACACGTACATCCGCCGCAGGGCTGGGTCGACGGGTCGCTCGGCCCGGCGCTCGCCACCGACCTGGACTCGAACCGGCCGGTACTGGTGAACCGGGCCGCCGACGTCAGCGCGTTGGCCGAGCACACCCGGGGCGCGGCGGCCGGTCTGGAGAACGTGATCTACCTGCACCACGACGTCGGGGTCGACGCCGGCATCATCGTCGGCGGGCGGCGGCTGACCGGACACGGCGGCTACGGCGGCGAGGTCGGCCACATGGTCGTGAACCGGGGCGGACATCCGTGCGGTTGCGGTTCGCACGGCTGCTGGGAGACCGAGATCGGTGAGCACGCGCTGCTCCAGGCCGCCGGCCGGGACGGCGCGACCGGGCCGGGCGCGGCCCGAGCGGTGGTCGAGGCGGCGGCGTACGGGGACGCGACCGCGCAGACCGCGGTACGGCAGGTCGGCGACTGGCTCGGCTTCGGTGTGGCGAACCTGGTCAACATCTTCAACCCGGACGTGGTGATCTTCGGCGGACCGCTGCGGGACATCTACCTCGCCGCGGCGACCCGGGTACGCAGTCGGATCAACGCGGTGGCCCTGCCCGCCATCCGCGACCACGTGCGGTTGCGTACGCCCCAGTTGGGCGAGGAGGCGGCGTTGATCGGGGCAGCCGAACTCGCTTTCGGACAGTTGCTCGCCGACCCACTCGACGCCGCCGCCTGA
- a CDS encoding sugar ABC transporter permease, with protein MSTSTTKAVRKEPVPVPTRTVGEHVRDYVARVRGGDIGALPAVLGLVVLCVFFAIMRGSFLSAGNFANLFTQGAAITLIAMGLVFVLLLGEIDLSAGFASGVCAAVLAVLTTLHGWPWYASVLASVGTGVVIGLVLGFLVAKVGIPSFVVTLAAFLGFQGLVLILIKGGTNISVRDDVLVAIANRNLPPWLGWVLAVVGVAGYALVQLRRHRSRSARGLTADPFPVVLFRIGALAVIVGVMVYILNLERSINTLISSLRGVPIVVPIIVVLLVVWSFVLQRTAYGRHIYAVGGNKEAARRAGINVDRIRISVFVICSTMASIGGIVAVSRANSVDANTGGSNVLLYAVGAAVIGGTSLFGGKGRVLDAVLGGAVIAVIDNGMGLLNVSSGTKYVFTGVVLLGAAMIDALSRRRAAATGNR; from the coding sequence ATGAGCACCTCCACCACGAAAGCGGTGCGCAAGGAGCCGGTGCCCGTACCGACCCGCACAGTCGGTGAACACGTCCGTGACTACGTCGCGCGGGTCCGCGGTGGCGACATCGGCGCGCTGCCCGCCGTACTCGGACTGGTCGTGCTCTGCGTCTTCTTCGCGATCATGCGGGGCAGCTTCCTCTCGGCCGGCAACTTCGCGAACCTCTTCACCCAGGGCGCCGCGATCACGCTGATCGCGATGGGCCTCGTCTTCGTCCTCCTGCTCGGTGAGATCGACCTCTCCGCCGGCTTCGCCAGCGGCGTCTGCGCCGCCGTGCTCGCCGTGCTCACCACCCTGCACGGCTGGCCCTGGTACGCCTCCGTGCTCGCCTCGGTCGGCACCGGTGTGGTGATCGGACTGGTGCTCGGCTTCCTGGTCGCGAAGGTCGGCATCCCGTCCTTTGTGGTCACTCTCGCCGCCTTCCTCGGCTTCCAGGGGCTGGTGCTGATCCTGATCAAGGGCGGCACCAACATCTCCGTCCGCGACGACGTGCTGGTGGCGATCGCCAACCGCAACCTGCCGCCGTGGCTCGGCTGGGTGCTCGCCGTGGTCGGTGTCGCCGGCTACGCCCTGGTACAGCTACGGCGCCACCGCAGCCGGTCCGCGCGGGGACTGACCGCCGACCCGTTCCCGGTGGTGCTGTTCCGGATCGGCGCCCTGGCCGTGATCGTCGGGGTGATGGTCTACATCCTCAACCTCGAACGCAGTATCAACACCCTGATCTCGTCGCTGCGCGGCGTGCCGATCGTGGTGCCGATCATCGTGGTGCTGCTGGTCGTCTGGAGCTTCGTCCTGCAACGGACCGCGTACGGGCGGCACATCTACGCGGTCGGCGGCAACAAGGAGGCCGCCCGCCGGGCCGGCATCAACGTCGACCGGATCCGCATCTCGGTCTTCGTGATCTGCTCCACGATGGCCTCGATCGGCGGCATCGTGGCGGTGAGCCGGGCCAACTCGGTCGACGCCAACACCGGCGGCAGCAACGTCCTGCTCTACGCCGTAGGCGCCGCCGTGATCGGTGGAACCAGCCTCTTCGGCGGCAAGGGGCGGGTGCTCGACGCGGTGCTCGGCGGTGCCGTCATCGCCGTGATCGACAACGGTATGGGGCTGTTGAACGTCAGCTCCGGCACGAAGTACGTATTCACCGGCGTGGTGCTGCTCGGCGCTGCCATGATCGACGCACTCAGCCGCCGCCGCGCGGCCGCCACCGGTAATCGATGA
- a CDS encoding ATP-binding cassette domain-containing protein translates to MSATPLLELRGIDKNFGPVQVLRDVAFAAHQGEVTALVGDNGAGKSTLVKCISGIYPIDGGDFLFEGRPVTVGSPRDAAALGIEVVYQDLALCDNLDIVQNMFLGREKKTGLVLDEAGMEQMAAETLAGLSVRTVKSLRQLVASLSGGQRQTVAIAKAVLWNSKLVILDEPTAALGVAQTAQVLELVRRLADNGLAVVLISHNMNDVFAVSDRIAALYLGRMVAQVKTTDITHSQIVELITAGRSGELGLRTENGDNGAGHAELITPGAEQ, encoded by the coding sequence GTGTCCGCGACACCCCTGTTGGAACTGCGTGGGATCGACAAGAACTTCGGTCCAGTGCAGGTCCTGCGCGACGTCGCCTTCGCCGCCCATCAGGGCGAGGTGACCGCACTGGTCGGCGACAACGGCGCCGGCAAGTCAACGCTCGTCAAGTGCATCAGCGGCATCTACCCCATCGACGGCGGGGATTTCCTCTTCGAGGGCAGGCCGGTGACCGTGGGCAGTCCCCGCGACGCCGCCGCGCTCGGCATCGAGGTCGTCTACCAGGACCTCGCGCTCTGCGACAACCTCGACATCGTGCAGAACATGTTCCTCGGCCGGGAGAAGAAGACCGGCCTGGTGCTCGACGAGGCGGGCATGGAGCAGATGGCCGCCGAGACCCTCGCCGGGCTCTCCGTACGGACCGTGAAGTCCCTGCGCCAACTGGTCGCCAGCCTCTCCGGCGGGCAACGCCAGACGGTCGCCATCGCCAAGGCCGTGCTCTGGAACAGCAAGCTGGTCATCCTGGACGAGCCGACCGCGGCGCTCGGCGTGGCGCAGACCGCCCAGGTGCTCGAACTGGTCCGCCGACTGGCCGACAACGGCCTCGCCGTCGTCCTCATCTCGCACAACATGAACGACGTCTTCGCGGTCTCCGACCGGATCGCCGCGCTCTACCTCGGCCGCATGGTGGCCCAGGTCAAGACCACCGACATCACCCACTCGCAGATCGTCGAGCTGATCACCGCCGGACGCAGCGGTGAGCTCGGACTGCGTACCGAGAACGGCGACAACGGCGCCGGTCACGCGGAACTCATCACCCCTGGAGCCGAGCAATGA
- a CDS encoding sugar ABC transporter substrate-binding protein yields the protein MRKGILTIAAVGLLATGALTACGDSSDDAGSGAKTPKIGVILPDSASSDRWETADRKFLEEAFKAAGVEYVIQNAQGDKTQFQTIADQMMTGGATALMIVNLDSGTGKAVLDKAKSQGVATIDYDRLTLGGSAQYYVSFDNVAVGKLQGEGLVKCLSEKGAKNPVVAELNGSPTDNNATLFKSGYDSVLQPKYDAKEYTKGPDQSVPAWDNTQAGTIFEQMLTSQGGKIDGVLAANDGLGNAVVSILKKNNLNGKVPVTGQDATVQGLQNILAGDQCMTVYKAIKQEAQAGAELAIALAKGERKDVGQTVKDPEGGREVPSVLLTPKAIDKSNVKDVIADGFVTKEQVCTAALAAACTAAGIS from the coding sequence ATGCGCAAAGGGATCCTCACCATCGCCGCTGTGGGCCTGCTCGCCACCGGCGCGCTGACCGCCTGCGGCGACAGCTCCGACGACGCCGGCAGCGGCGCCAAGACACCAAAGATCGGCGTGATCCTGCCGGACAGCGCCTCCTCGGACCGCTGGGAGACCGCGGACCGCAAGTTCCTGGAAGAGGCCTTCAAGGCCGCCGGCGTCGAGTACGTCATCCAGAACGCACAGGGCGACAAGACCCAGTTCCAGACCATCGCCGACCAGATGATGACCGGCGGCGCCACCGCGCTGATGATCGTCAACCTGGACTCCGGCACCGGTAAGGCCGTTCTCGACAAGGCGAAGTCGCAGGGCGTCGCCACCATCGACTACGACCGGCTCACCCTCGGCGGCTCGGCCCAGTACTACGTCAGCTTCGACAACGTCGCGGTGGGCAAGCTGCAGGGCGAGGGCCTGGTCAAGTGCCTGAGCGAGAAGGGCGCCAAGAACCCGGTGGTGGCCGAGCTCAACGGCTCGCCGACCGACAACAACGCCACCCTCTTCAAGAGCGGCTACGACTCGGTGCTCCAGCCGAAGTACGACGCCAAGGAGTACACCAAGGGTCCGGACCAGTCCGTCCCGGCGTGGGACAACACCCAGGCGGGCACCATCTTCGAGCAGATGCTGACCTCCCAGGGCGGCAAGATCGACGGTGTGCTGGCCGCCAACGACGGTCTCGGCAACGCGGTCGTCTCCATCCTGAAGAAGAACAACCTCAACGGCAAGGTGCCGGTGACCGGCCAGGACGCGACCGTCCAGGGCCTGCAGAACATCCTCGCCGGCGACCAGTGCATGACCGTCTACAAGGCGATCAAGCAGGAGGCGCAGGCCGGTGCCGAGCTGGCGATCGCGCTGGCCAAGGGCGAGCGCAAGGACGTCGGCCAGACCGTCAAGGACCCGGAGGGTGGCCGTGAGGTCCCGTCCGTGCTGCTGACGCCGAAGGCCATCGACAAGTCCAACGTCAAGGACGTCATCGCCGACGGCTTCGTGACCAAGGAGCAGGTGTGCACCGCCGCGCTCGCCGCGGCCTGCACCGCAGCCGGCATCAGCTGA
- the ybaK gene encoding Cys-tRNA(Pro) deacylase, whose amino-acid sequence MAGQGTPATALLVKQKVVHSTHPYDVPVDSPRYGAEVAAALGVEPGRVFKSLITEVDGALTVAVVPVTGELDLKALAAAVGGKRAAMADRTLAERTTGYVRGGISPLGQRKRLPTVIDSSAESHSTVYVSAGRRGLQLQLAPADLIRLTAATTAPIAAA is encoded by the coding sequence GTGGCAGGTCAGGGGACGCCGGCAACGGCACTGCTGGTCAAGCAGAAGGTCGTGCACAGCACCCACCCGTACGACGTACCGGTGGACTCGCCGCGTTACGGCGCGGAGGTGGCCGCGGCGCTCGGTGTCGAGCCGGGGCGGGTCTTCAAGTCACTGATCACCGAGGTCGACGGGGCGCTGACCGTGGCGGTCGTACCGGTGACCGGCGAACTGGACCTGAAGGCGCTGGCAGCGGCGGTCGGCGGTAAGCGGGCGGCAATGGCCGACCGGACCCTCGCCGAGCGGACCACCGGTTACGTCCGGGGCGGCATCAGTCCGCTGGGCCAACGGAAGCGGTTGCCGACCGTGATCGATTCGTCGGCCGAAAGCCACTCCACTGTGTACGTTTCCGCTGGTCGTCGGGGTCTGCAACTCCAGCTCGCACCGGCAGATCTGATCCGTCTGACCGCCGCGACCACCGCGCCGATCGCCGCCGCCTGA
- a CDS encoding THUMP-like domain-containing protein, which produces MDLDQLAALRTPVGVSALASAAELAGGDPLVASAALRSAGIPGALAASALTQAELRLRAVEKFGPAAAGMFFTRPGLEQATRSVVAGRRARRLRAAGVRTLADLGCGLGADALAAARAGIRVYGVEADPATAALAAANAEAAGLADRFTVVCADAEEFDLAGVDAVFCDPARRAADGRRIFDPAAYSPPWDFVVGLADRVARTVVKVGPGLDHRLIPPGAEAEWVSVDHDLVEATLWCGPLAQVPRRASLLRSKEGPPVIAPGSRRIPYQPSARTRDRDSGGRDGSGAEVDQLTGSGTVEAPVGPVRRYVYDPDGAVVRAHLVAEFAATVGGTLADPTIAYVYADQPVPTRFARCLEVSDVLAFSLKRLRALLRQRGVGRVEILKRGSALDPERLRRNLRLSGAEPATLVLTRVVGAPTVLVCRPVPSTG; this is translated from the coding sequence ATGGATCTCGACCAGCTCGCCGCGCTGCGTACTCCGGTCGGGGTGTCCGCGCTCGCCTCGGCGGCCGAACTCGCCGGCGGCGATCCACTGGTCGCCTCCGCCGCGCTGCGCTCGGCGGGGATCCCCGGAGCGCTGGCCGCCTCCGCCCTCACCCAGGCCGAGCTGCGCCTGCGCGCCGTCGAGAAGTTCGGTCCGGCCGCCGCCGGCATGTTCTTCACCCGCCCCGGGCTGGAACAGGCCACCCGGTCGGTGGTCGCCGGCCGGCGCGCGCGACGCCTGCGGGCCGCCGGGGTACGCACCCTGGCCGACCTCGGTTGCGGCCTCGGCGCCGACGCGCTCGCCGCCGCCCGGGCCGGCATCCGGGTGTACGGCGTCGAGGCCGACCCGGCGACCGCCGCGCTGGCCGCCGCGAACGCCGAGGCCGCCGGCCTGGCCGACCGATTCACCGTCGTCTGCGCCGACGCGGAAGAGTTCGACCTGGCCGGCGTGGACGCGGTCTTCTGCGATCCGGCCCGGCGCGCGGCCGACGGTCGGCGGATCTTCGACCCGGCCGCCTACTCCCCACCGTGGGACTTCGTCGTCGGGCTGGCCGACCGGGTCGCCCGCACCGTGGTGAAGGTCGGGCCCGGCCTGGACCACCGGCTGATCCCGCCCGGCGCGGAGGCGGAGTGGGTCAGCGTCGACCACGACCTGGTCGAGGCGACCCTCTGGTGCGGCCCGCTCGCCCAGGTCCCCCGCCGCGCCTCCCTGCTTCGCAGTAAGGAAGGGCCCCCCGTTATCGCTCCCGGTAGCAGAAGAATCCCTTACCAACCGTCCGCACGGACCCGGGACCGCGACAGCGGGGGCCGGGACGGTTCCGGGGCGGAGGTCGACCAGTTGACCGGGAGCGGCACGGTCGAGGCGCCGGTCGGCCCGGTACGGCGCTACGTCTACGACCCGGACGGCGCGGTGGTACGGGCCCACCTGGTGGCCGAGTTCGCCGCGACGGTCGGTGGCACGTTGGCCGATCCGACCATCGCGTACGTCTACGCCGACCAACCGGTGCCGACCCGGTTCGCCCGCTGTCTGGAGGTCAGCGACGTGTTGGCGTTCTCGCTCAAACGGCTGCGCGCCCTGTTGCGCCAACGTGGAGTCGGCCGGGTGGAGATCCTGAAACGGGGTTCGGCGCTCGATCCCGAACGGCTCCGGCGGAATCTGCGGCTCTCCGGCGCCGAGCCGGCGACTCTGGTGCTGACCCGGGTGGTCGGCGCGCCGACCGTGCTGGTCTGCCGACCGGTCCCGTCGACCGGGTAG
- the groES gene encoding co-chaperone GroES gives MPVTTATKVAIKPLEDRILVQANEAETTTASGIVIPDTAKEKPQEGTVLSVGPGRIDDKGNRIPVDVKVGDTVLYSKYGGTEVKYAGEEYLVLSARDVLAVIEK, from the coding sequence ATGCCCGTGACTACCGCGACCAAGGTTGCGATCAAGCCGCTCGAGGACCGGATCCTGGTCCAGGCGAACGAGGCTGAGACGACCACGGCGTCGGGCATCGTGATCCCCGACACCGCCAAGGAAAAGCCGCAGGAGGGCACTGTCCTCTCCGTCGGCCCGGGCCGCATCGACGACAAGGGCAACCGGATCCCGGTTGACGTCAAGGTCGGCGACACGGTCCTCTACTCGAAGTACGGCGGCACCGAGGTTAAGTACGCCGGCGAGGAGTACCTGGTGCTCTCCGCCCGCGACGTCCTCGCGGTCATCGAGAAGTAG